The Pelodiscus sinensis isolate JC-2024 chromosome 5, ASM4963464v1, whole genome shotgun sequence genome includes a region encoding these proteins:
- the FABP2 gene encoding fatty acid-binding protein, intestinal, protein MALDGSWKVDKSENYEKFMEQMGINVMKRKLGAHDNLKIIIQQEGEKFTIKETSTFRSIEIVFTLGVNFEYSLADGTELNGNWTLEGNKLIGKFNRKDNGKELKAFREVVGDEMIQTYIYEGVEAKRFFKRA, encoded by the exons ATGGCATTAGATGGCAGCTGGAAGGTAGACAAAAGTGAAAACTATGAAAAGTTCATGGAGCAGATGG GTATTAACGTAATGAAGAGAAAGCTAGGAGCTCACGACAATCTGAAGATCATTATtcagcaggagggagagaaattcacTATCAAGGAAACAAGTACTTTCCGCTCTATTGAAATAGTATTCACTCTGGGAGTCAATTTTGAATATAGCCTGGCTGATGGGACTGAACTCAAT GGAAATTGGACACTGGAAGGAAATAAGCTTATAGGAAAATTCAACCGGAAAGATAATGGGAAAGAGCTCAAAGCTTTCAGAGAAGTTGTAGGAGATGAAATGATTCAG ACTTATATATATGAAGGAGTTGAAGCCAAGAGATTCTTTAAAAGAGCTTAA